One Panicum virgatum strain AP13 chromosome 9K, P.virgatum_v5, whole genome shotgun sequence genomic region harbors:
- the LOC120646738 gene encoding ras-related protein Rab-2-A-like isoform X1, with the protein MKTPGLEVSWVQVFKCITIGDAGVGKSCLLLQFTEQRFRSELDPTLGCDCSTRIVDIYGKPTRLQIWDTAGQELYSSINKSYYRGAEVAILVYDITRRATFDHVARWLKDSMEVASANLTTILVGNKCDLSDRRTVSYEEGESFAKTHGLFFMESSAKTSHNVEEAFTMAARTVWEKIEQGVLDPTEKYAGLNFVPDISRGGRCCS; encoded by the exons ATGAAGACGCCGGGACTGGAAGTATCGTGGGTACAGGTCTTCAAGTGCATCACCATCGGCGACGCAG GCGTGGGGAAGTCGTGCCTGCTGCTGCAGTTCACGGAGCAGAGGTTCCGATCTGAGCTCGATCCCACCCTCGGTTGCGATTGTAGCACGCGTATCGTCGATATCTATGGCAAGCCCACCAGGCTCCAGATTTGGGACACG GCTGGTCAGGAATTATACAGCTCTATTAATAAATCATATTACAGAGGAGCTGAAGTGGCGATCTTGGTTTATGACATCACCAG GAGGGCGACTTTTGATCATGTTGCGAGGTGGCTGAAAGACTCAATGGAGGTTGCATCAGCCAATCTGACCACAATTCTAGTTGGAAACAAATGTGATTTGTCTGATAGACGCACTGTCAGCTATGAGGAAGGTGAAAGTTTTGCCAAGACGCATGGGCTCTTCTTTATGGAATCATCAGCAAAAACTTCTCACAATGTGGAGGAG GCATTCACTATGGCTGCTAGAACAGTATGGGAGAAAATCGAACAAGGAGTACTCGATCCAACTGAAAAG
- the LOC120646738 gene encoding ras-related protein Rab-2-A-like isoform X2 — protein sequence MKTPGLEVSWVQVFKCITIGDAGVGKSCLLLQFTEQRFRSELDPTLGCDCSTRIVDIYGKPTRLQIWDTAGQELYSSINKSYYRGAEVAILVYDITRRATFDHVARWLKDSMEVASANLTTILVGNKCDLSDRRTVSYEEGESFAKTHGLFFMESSAKTSHNVEEAFTMAARTVWEKIEQGVLDPTEKRHVHTLRS from the exons ATGAAGACGCCGGGACTGGAAGTATCGTGGGTACAGGTCTTCAAGTGCATCACCATCGGCGACGCAG GCGTGGGGAAGTCGTGCCTGCTGCTGCAGTTCACGGAGCAGAGGTTCCGATCTGAGCTCGATCCCACCCTCGGTTGCGATTGTAGCACGCGTATCGTCGATATCTATGGCAAGCCCACCAGGCTCCAGATTTGGGACACG GCTGGTCAGGAATTATACAGCTCTATTAATAAATCATATTACAGAGGAGCTGAAGTGGCGATCTTGGTTTATGACATCACCAG GAGGGCGACTTTTGATCATGTTGCGAGGTGGCTGAAAGACTCAATGGAGGTTGCATCAGCCAATCTGACCACAATTCTAGTTGGAAACAAATGTGATTTGTCTGATAGACGCACTGTCAGCTATGAGGAAGGTGAAAGTTTTGCCAAGACGCATGGGCTCTTCTTTATGGAATCATCAGCAAAAACTTCTCACAATGTGGAGGAG GCATTCACTATGGCTGCTAGAACAGTATGGGAGAAAATCGAACAAGGAGTACTCGATCCAACTGAAAAG